Genomic segment of Streptosporangium sp. NBC_01755:
CGCGCTCGGTGCGGAGGTTCGCTGGGTCAGCTGCAACATCTTCTCCACCCAGGACCACGCCGCCGCCGCCGTGGTCGTCGGCCCCGAAGGCACCCCCGAGGACCCCAAGGGTGTCCCGGTCTTCGCCTGGAAGGGCGAGACCCTCGAGGAGTACTGGTGGTGCACCGAGCAGGCCTTGGCATGGCCCGGCGGTGACGGCCCCAACATGATCCTCGACGACGGCGGCGACGCCACCCTGCTCGTCCACAAGGGTGCCGAGTACGAGAAGGCCGGCGCCGTGCCCAGCGCGGGAGAGGACGACCCGGAGGAGTGGGGCATCATCCTCGACCTGCTCCGCCGCACGGTCACCGACGAGGGCCACTGGACCCAGGTCGCCTCGCGCATCAAGGGTGTCACCGAGGAGACCACCACCGGTGTGCACCGCCTGTACGAGATGTTCAAGGCCGGCACGCTGCTCTTCCCGGCGATCAACGTCAACGACTCGGTGACCAAGTCCAAGTTCGACAACAAGTACGGCTGCCGGCACTCGGTGCTCGACGGCCTCAACCGTGCAGCCGACGTGCTGATCGGCGGCAAGGTGGCGGTCATCGCCGGCTACGGTGACGTCGGCAAGGGCTGCGCCGAGGCGCTCAAGGGCCAGGGGGCCCGGGTCATCGTCACCGAGATCGACCCGATCTGCGCGCTTCAGGCCGCCATGGATGGTTTCCAGGTCACCACGCTGGACGAGGTCGTCGGCCTCGCCGACATCTTCGTCACCACGACCGGCAACTTCAACATCATCACGGCCGACCACATGGCCCAGATGAAGCACAACGCGATCGTGTCCAACATCGGTCACTTCGACAACGAGATCGACATGGCCGGCCTGGCCAGGATTCCCGGCATCGAGAAGACCGAGATCAAGCCACAGGTCCACACCTGGCGCTTCCCCGACGGCAAGCAGATCATCGTGCTCGCCGAGGGACGCCTGATGAACCTGGGCTGCGCCACCGGCCACCCCTCGTTCGTCATGTCCAACTCCTTCACCAACCAGGTGATCGCGCAGATCGAGCTGTTCACCAAGACCGACGAATACCCGATCGGCGTCTACGTGCTGCCCAAGCACCTGGACGAGAAGGTCGCCCGCCTCCACCTCGACGCCCTGGGGGTGAAGCTCACCAAGCTCACCAAGGCCCAGGCCGAATACATCGGCGTGGACGTCGAGGGTCCCTACAAGCCCGAGCACTACCGTTACTGATACCTGCGGCTGAGGTTCATCGGGCCCCCGCGGCTTCGCGGGGGCCTTCGGGCGATCTGGCGGGCGATCTGGCGGGCAATGTGGGGAGGGACGTGGACGGCGCTCTGGTGGCCGCGGGTGAGCGGAGGATCGGGTGGGCGGCGCGGGCGATGCCGGTGCTCACCGCCCTCGGCGAGCGGTTCGCCGCCGAGCGGCCGCTGGAAGGGTTGCGGATCGCCGCGTGCCTGCACGTCACCGCCGAGACCGCCGTGCTCATGGGCACGCTCAGGGCGGGCGGGGCCGAGATCGCCCTGGCCGCGTCGAACCCCCTGTCCACCCAGGACGACGTCGCCGAGGCGCTCCGTGACTACGGCGTCGTCGTGCACGCGCGGGCGGGGGTTACCAGGGACGTCTACTACCGCCACATCCACCAGGCGCTCGACATCGTCCCCGACATCGTCCTGGACGACGGCTGCGACCTGGTCAACATCCTGCACACCGAGCGGACCGAACTGCTGGAGACGGTGTCCGGGGGGTGCGAGGAGACCACCACCGGCATCATCCGGCTCCGCCAGATGGCCGCGGAGAAGGCCCTGAGGTTCCCCGTGGTGGCGGTCAACGACACGCGGACGAAGCGGATGTTCGACAACCGGTACGGCACCGGCCAGTCGACCATGGACGGCATCATGCGCGCCACGAACACCCTGCTCGCGGGTAAGACCGTGGTGGTCGCCGGCTTCGGCTACTGCGGCCGGGGCGTCGCCGAACGGGCCAGGGGCCTGGGCGCGCGGGTGGTGGTGACCGAGATCGACCCCGTCAAGGCGTTGGACGCCCTGCTGCAGGGCTACGACGTGCGGTCGATGGCGGCGGCCGCCCGCGCCGGAGACGTGTTCGTCACGGTCACGGGCAACCGCGACGTGATCAGGGGCGAGCACCTGGTGGAGATGAAGGACGGCGCGATCCTGGCCAACGCCGGACACTTCGACGTCGAGATCGACGTCCGTGCCCTGGACGACCTGGCACAGGCGGTCCACCGGGGGGTACGTCCCAACACCGATGAGTACGTTCTCGCGGACGGTCGCAGGATCCTGCTGCTCGCCGAGGGCCGTCTGGTGAACCTGACGGCCGCGGAGGGGCATCCCGCCGCGGTCATGGACATGTCCTTCTCCGCGCAGGCGCTCTCGGTGGCGTGGCTGGCCCGCGAGCGGGCGCGGCTGGAGCCGGGGGTCTACGACGTGCCGGGGGAGGTCGACGTGGAGGTGGCGCGGCTCAAGCTGGCCGCGGCCGGGATCGAGGTGGACGAGCTCACCCCCGAGCAGGAGGAGTATCTCCATTCGTGGCGGCTCGGCTCGTAGTCACGCCCGCGATCCACGCGTCGACCTGAACGGGCGAGCAGGCCGCACAGGGGAGGAGTCTCCTCGTGCATGACTCTGTCGCCCTCCTCGCGACCTGGGTGCCCCGCATCGGCCGGCGGAGTCGTTCCCGAGCCGGCGGAGTCGTTCCCGAAGGGAAGCGGTTCAGCGCCCGGCCTGCATCTCCCGCATCCTGCGGATCTCGGCGCTCTGGGTGACCGAGACGTCGTTGGCCAGCTCCTCGATCCGCACGTGTGAGCCGGAGGTCAGGACCTGCTCGGACATCGTGATGGCGCCCTGGTGGTGCGCGGTCATGAGCTGGAGGAAGAGCCGGTCGAAATCCTTGCCCGAGGCGGCCTTGAGCGCCTCCATCTGCTCCGGCGTGGCCATGCCGGGCATGTCGCCGTGCCCGGCGTGGTGTTCGGGAACCCGCTGCCCCTGCTGCTGGAGCCAAGAGGTCATGTACTGGATCTCCGGCCCCTGCGCGTCCTTGATCCGGGAGGCCAGGCCCTTCAGCTTGGTGTGCTCGGACCGGGTCGGGGCCAGGGAGGACATGTCGAGAGCCTGACGGTGATGAACGATCATGTCCTGGACGTACTTCACGTCGGCCGCGTTGGCGGTGGGCAGGGGCACGAGCGTGGCGGCCTCGCTCGGGTCGACGGTCCTGGCGACCTCACCCGGCCTGCCCGGGGCGATCACCGGCGCCGAGGCCGAGGCCTGGGACTGGGCGCCGGCCTGGGGGGCCGCGGCCGGTTCCGGCTCCGAGGTGCACGCGCTGAGAGACAGCGCGGCGATCACGGCGATGAGCGCGACGCGCACCCGGCCTCCTTGGTGAATGTCCATTGACGTCCTTCAACGGCTTGAGAGCCTGGGGTTTTTAAGCCCCCGACCTGCCGGTTCACAGGTCGGGCACGCCCGAAGCCTCCTCGCCTGGACACGGCACGTCCTACCTCGTTTTTGAATGCCATGTCCAACGTGGCTGTCGCGGAACACCCCAACCTTAATGGGTCGGGCTGATACGACTAGAGGGGCCCCGCACCGAAATTGCAGGGTATTTCGGTCTGTATGTCCAGTGCCGCAAGACCGTAACCCCTGTCGGGGCGGTCCGTAAAGGCGGCATATCGAAAACAGTTGCTGACACAGTGATGGCTTGCCTGACCGACCACACAGGATGAACGATTTAGGCATTTATGCACCCTTTATTGGTGCAGGTAGCTAGGAGGTTCAGCGAGTGTTCACCCCCTCTGGGAAGGGCCTGACCGGCCGTTTCCTGTTCGTGGCCGGAGTCGCCGTCGCCACGGTGCTGGCCGCGGTACCCGCGCAGGCCGCCGACATTCCGGCGCCGGGCGAGATCGCCAAGAGCGCGAACATCGAGCACGTCCTCAACGTGCCCAAGCCCGCCCCCCTGACGGACATCAACACCGACATGGCGTTCCAGGGCAACTACGCCTTCGTCGGTAACTACAGCGGCTTCTCGATCTACGACATCAAGAAGCCGAGCAAGACCTTGGTGGTCAGCTCGGTCGTCTGCCCCGGCGGCCAGATGGACCTGTCGGTCTACGGCAACCTGCTCTTCGCCGCGGTCGACTCCTCCCGCAACAACGACTCCTGCAGCAGCGTCGGCCAGAGTGCCGCGAACAAGGACTCGTGGGAGGGCGTCCGGATCTTCGACGTCAGCGACAAGAAGAACCCCAAGTACGTCAAGGCGGTCGAGACCAACTGTGGCTCGCACACCCTGACGCTGGTTCCGGGCAAGGGCAGGGACAAGAAGAACGTCTACGTCTACGTCTCCTCCTACAGCCCGAGCGCGTCGTTCCCGGACTGCCAGCCGCCGCACGACAAGATCTCGATCATCAAGGTACCGGTGAAGAACCCGGCGTCCGCCGCGGTCGTCGCCACGCCGGTCCTGTTCCCGGACGGTGGTAACCCCGGCGAGAGCCAGCCGTACCCCTACCGCACCTCGGCGACGAGCGGCTGCCACGACATCACCGCCTACCCGGAGAAGAACGTCGCGGCCGGCGCCTGCATGGGCGAGGGCGTCCTGATGGACATCTCCAACCCGGTCGACCCGAAGGTCACCGCCACGGTCCGTGACGACGAGAACTTCGCGTTCTGGCACTCGGCGACCTTCAACAACGAGGGCACCAAGGTCATCTTCACCGACGAGCTCGGCGGCGGCAGTGCGGCCACCTGCAACGAGGCGATCGGCCCGAACCGCGGCGCCAACGCCTACTACGACATCGAGGACGGCCAGTTCGCCTTCAAGGGTTACTTCAAGATTTCCCGCCACCAGGACGACACCGAGAACTGTGTCGCGCACAACGGCTCGCTGATCCCGGTCAAGGGCAAGGACCTCATGGTCCAGGCCTGGTACCAGGGTGGCATCTCGGTCGTGGACTTCACCGACTCGGCCAACGCCAAGGAGATCGCCTTCTTCGAGCGTGGCCCCGACAGCGCCCACAGGCTCAGCGGTGGCTTCTGGTCGGCGTACTACTACGACGGCCACATCTACGGCAGCGACTTCAACCTTGGTCTTGACGTTCTGAAGATCAATGACCGGCGCACGGGCAAGGCCGACAAGGTCAAGTTCGGCGACCTGAACGCACAGACCCAGGCCTCCTACCACGAGGGTGGCCGCGGCCACGACCACGACGACCACGACGACGACCGCGACGACGATGACGATGACGATGACCGCGACAACGGCCGCGATCACTGACCTTTGATGTGATGGTCACCGGGCGCCCGACGGGCGCCCGGTGACCATCACCCGTGACGGGGTGGAGTGCCGGGGCGAATCGAAAGAAGGAGGTAGACCGTAAACTTTTCTGGGTCCTCAGTAAAGGGTTTGAATCACATTTTATTGTGACAAAGTCATGCTTTGTTGGCCTGGGTGTCAGTGCGGATGGTTTGCTAATTTATGCATGCCTTATGTCCGTTCCAAGGAGGCACCCGAGTGTTCACTCCACGAAGGACCGTCAGGGCATTGGTCATGGCGGCGACGGCCGCCGCGATGCTGATGACCACGATCTCCGCGCAGGCCGCCGACATTCCCCCGCCCGGTGAGGTCGTCACCAGCCCAAACGTGACGCATGTGGCCACCCTGCCCAAGCTCCCCGGCCTTGAGGCCACCGTCAACAGCGACATCGCCTTCCAAGGCGACTACGCCTACGTCGGCAACTACGGTGGTTTCTCGATCTACGACATCAGGAACCCGAAGCGGGCCAAGCTGGTCAGCGGCGTGCTGTGCCCCGGTTCCCAGATGGACGTCTCCGTCTACGGCGACCTGTTGTTCAGCGCGGTCGACAACTCCCGCAGCGACGACTCGTGCAACAGCGTCGGTCAGGGCGCCGACATCAAGGAGTCGTGGGAAGGGGTTCGGATCTTCGACGTCAGTGACAAGAAGAACCCCAAGTACATCAAGGCGGTGGAAACCGCCTGTGGCTCGCACACCCTGACGCTGGTTCCCGGCAGGGGCAGGGACAAGAAGAACGTCTATCTCTACGTCTCCTCCTACGCCCCGAGCGAGTCGTTCCCGGACTGCCGGCCGCCGCACGACAAGATCTCGATCATCAAGGTGCCGCTGCGCAAGCCGACCGACGCGGCCGTGGTCAGCACGCCGGTCGTCTTCCCCGACGGCGGCAACGAGACGCAGCCCGGCCTGCTGCGCCCGACCAGTGGCTGCCACGACATCACCGTCTACGCGGAGAAGGACATCGCGGCCGGAGCCTGCATGGGGGACGGCGTCCTGTTCGACATCTCCGACCGGGAGAACCCGGTGGTCACCGCGCGGACCACCGACCCGAACTTCGCGTTCTGGCACTCGGCGACGTTCAACAACAAGGGCACCAAGGTCATCTTCACCGACGAGCTCGGCGGCGGTGGCGCGGCCACCTGCAACGAGGCGGTCGGCCCGAACCGCGGCGCCGACGCCATCTATGACATCGTCCGCGGCAAGCTGGTCTTCAGGAGCTACTTCAAGATCGGCCGCTACCAGGCCGACACGGAGAACTGTGTCGCGCACAACGGCTCGCTGATCCCGGTCAAGGGCAAGGACATCCTGGTCCAGGCCTGGTACCAGGGCGGCGTCTCCTTCGTGGACTTCACCGACTCGGCCCGCCCGCAGGAGTTCGGCTTCTTCGAGCGCGGCCCCGAGCCGAGCGGCGGAGGCGGCGGCATCTGGTCGGCGTACTACTACAACGGCTATGTCTACGCCAGCGACTTCTACCGGGGCCTGGAGGTCATCAAGATCGACGACCGCCGTACCGACCCGGCCAGGAACGTTCACCTGGACCGGCTGAACGTGCAGACCCAGGCCTCCTACCGGGGAGGGCACTGACCGCGCCCTGAGGCCGGTCGACGGTGAGAGACCGGTGGCGAGTTCGCGGGTCTCGTGACAGGAGGGATGGCGGGTCTCCCGCCATCCCTCCTCGGCTGCCGGGCACCCGTGGCACCGCGTGCCGGGCGGGAAGGTCAGGCGGGAGGGACGAAACCACCCGGTGTGGGGCCGGGCGCCTGCTCGGCGTGCCGGGCTGCGGGCGGCGGGGGTGCCGGGTATGGCGACCCGGCCGGGGGCGGGAGCGGGATCTGCGGCTGTGCGGGCCGGTAGGCGGGCTGAACGTAGGGCTCGGGAGCGGACCCGGGAGGTGCGTACGGCCGGCCTCCGCCTCCGGGAGGCGGGTAGGGCTGGGTGCCCGGGCCCGGCTGGGGTGGTGGCACGGGCGGGTAGGGCTGGGTGCCCGGGCCCGGCTGGGGTGGTGGCACGGGCGGGTGGGACTGGGGCGAGGCATGGCCGGGCCACTGCTGGGCGGCCCACCCCGTGCCGATCTGCTGCGCCAGACGAGCCTGCTCGCGGCGCCGGCGCTCGGCCAGGACTGCGGTCAGGTAGGCGAACGGCGGCACGCCGGGTGGGGCGGGCGGGGAGACGAAGGCCGACATCTCGGTGGCGATGCGCACTCCCATACCGTGCTGCACGGCGGGGGCCAGGTCGTGCCAGCGCATGAGGTACTGCCTCGCGGTGGCCGCGACCTGCTCGGGTAGCCGTGACAGCTCCAGCGTCGCCGCCCAGGGGGCGAGCTGCGGCGGCATGTCCAGCGGTGGCCCGTACTGCCGCGGAGCGCGCTCGGAGATCACGATGGTGCCGGAGAAGACGTCGCCGAGCCGCTTGCCCTTCTCCGAGATCAGCGAGCTGATCAGCGCGGGGGCGCCGCTGAGCATCCAGAGCTCCAGGACCCCGGCCAGCCCGCGGAACAGGGCCTGCCGGAACCGTTCGGGACCGCCGTCGTCGCTGACGACCCGGAGTCCGAGGGCGAGCTTGCCCAGACTGCGCCCGCGCGTGAGCGTCTCGAACGCCACCGGGTATCCCACGATCACGAGCACGGTGAGCACGATGTAGACCATCGTCGTCAGCGCCGGGTCGCTCAGCAGGGCCAGGCTGCCGACCAGCAGGGAGACGCCCAGCAGCGTCAGGACCTGGACGGTCATGTCGATCAGCAGCGCCGCGGCCCTGCTCGGGAGCTGGGCGACGCGGACCTCGACGACCACGGCCTCGCCGGTTACGACATCGGACACACTCAGACCTTACCTTCGACCTGGATTTTCGAACGGCTCGGACATCGTCCCCCGGGGC
This window contains:
- the ahcY gene encoding adenosylhomocysteinase, with the protein product MDFKVADLSLAAFGRKEIQLAEHEMPGLMTVREEYAQARPLAGAKIMGSLHMTIQTAVLIETLVALGAEVRWVSCNIFSTQDHAAAAVVVGPEGTPEDPKGVPVFAWKGETLEEYWWCTEQALAWPGGDGPNMILDDGGDATLLVHKGAEYEKAGAVPSAGEDDPEEWGIILDLLRRTVTDEGHWTQVASRIKGVTEETTTGVHRLYEMFKAGTLLFPAINVNDSVTKSKFDNKYGCRHSVLDGLNRAADVLIGGKVAVIAGYGDVGKGCAEALKGQGARVIVTEIDPICALQAAMDGFQVTTLDEVVGLADIFVTTTGNFNIITADHMAQMKHNAIVSNIGHFDNEIDMAGLARIPGIEKTEIKPQVHTWRFPDGKQIIVLAEGRLMNLGCATGHPSFVMSNSFTNQVIAQIELFTKTDEYPIGVYVLPKHLDEKVARLHLDALGVKLTKLTKAQAEYIGVDVEGPYKPEHYRY
- a CDS encoding adenosylhomocysteinase, producing the protein MDGALVAAGERRIGWAARAMPVLTALGERFAAERPLEGLRIAACLHVTAETAVLMGTLRAGGAEIALAASNPLSTQDDVAEALRDYGVVVHARAGVTRDVYYRHIHQALDIVPDIVLDDGCDLVNILHTERTELLETVSGGCEETTTGIIRLRQMAAEKALRFPVVAVNDTRTKRMFDNRYGTGQSTMDGIMRATNTLLAGKTVVVAGFGYCGRGVAERARGLGARVVVTEIDPVKALDALLQGYDVRSMAAAARAGDVFVTVTGNRDVIRGEHLVEMKDGAILANAGHFDVEIDVRALDDLAQAVHRGVRPNTDEYVLADGRRILLLAEGRLVNLTAAEGHPAAVMDMSFSAQALSVAWLARERARLEPGVYDVPGEVDVEVARLKLAAAGIEVDELTPEQEEYLHSWRLGS
- a CDS encoding DUF305 domain-containing protein, with the protein product MRVALIAVIAALSLSACTSEPEPAAAPQAGAQSQASASAPVIAPGRPGEVARTVDPSEAATLVPLPTANAADVKYVQDMIVHHRQALDMSSLAPTRSEHTKLKGLASRIKDAQGPEIQYMTSWLQQQGQRVPEHHAGHGDMPGMATPEQMEALKAASGKDFDRLFLQLMTAHHQGAITMSEQVLTSGSHVRIEELANDVSVTQSAEIRRMREMQAGR
- a CDS encoding LVIVD repeat-containing protein yields the protein MFTPSGKGLTGRFLFVAGVAVATVLAAVPAQAADIPAPGEIAKSANIEHVLNVPKPAPLTDINTDMAFQGNYAFVGNYSGFSIYDIKKPSKTLVVSSVVCPGGQMDLSVYGNLLFAAVDSSRNNDSCSSVGQSAANKDSWEGVRIFDVSDKKNPKYVKAVETNCGSHTLTLVPGKGRDKKNVYVYVSSYSPSASFPDCQPPHDKISIIKVPVKNPASAAVVATPVLFPDGGNPGESQPYPYRTSATSGCHDITAYPEKNVAAGACMGEGVLMDISNPVDPKVTATVRDDENFAFWHSATFNNEGTKVIFTDELGGGSAATCNEAIGPNRGANAYYDIEDGQFAFKGYFKISRHQDDTENCVAHNGSLIPVKGKDLMVQAWYQGGISVVDFTDSANAKEIAFFERGPDSAHRLSGGFWSAYYYDGHIYGSDFNLGLDVLKINDRRTGKADKVKFGDLNAQTQASYHEGGRGHDHDDHDDDRDDDDDDDDRDNGRDH
- a CDS encoding LVIVD repeat-containing protein; its protein translation is MFTPRRTVRALVMAATAAAMLMTTISAQAADIPPPGEVVTSPNVTHVATLPKLPGLEATVNSDIAFQGDYAYVGNYGGFSIYDIRNPKRAKLVSGVLCPGSQMDVSVYGDLLFSAVDNSRSDDSCNSVGQGADIKESWEGVRIFDVSDKKNPKYIKAVETACGSHTLTLVPGRGRDKKNVYLYVSSYAPSESFPDCRPPHDKISIIKVPLRKPTDAAVVSTPVVFPDGGNETQPGLLRPTSGCHDITVYAEKDIAAGACMGDGVLFDISDRENPVVTARTTDPNFAFWHSATFNNKGTKVIFTDELGGGGAATCNEAVGPNRGADAIYDIVRGKLVFRSYFKIGRYQADTENCVAHNGSLIPVKGKDILVQAWYQGGVSFVDFTDSARPQEFGFFERGPEPSGGGGGIWSAYYYNGYVYASDFYRGLEVIKIDDRRTDPARNVHLDRLNVQTQASYRGGH
- a CDS encoding RDD family protein; the encoded protein is MSDVVTGEAVVVEVRVAQLPSRAAALLIDMTVQVLTLLGVSLLVGSLALLSDPALTTMVYIVLTVLVIVGYPVAFETLTRGRSLGKLALGLRVVSDDGGPERFRQALFRGLAGVLELWMLSGAPALISSLISEKGKRLGDVFSGTIVISERAPRQYGPPLDMPPQLAPWAATLELSRLPEQVAATARQYLMRWHDLAPAVQHGMGVRIATEMSAFVSPPAPPGVPPFAYLTAVLAERRRREQARLAQQIGTGWAAQQWPGHASPQSHPPVPPPQPGPGTQPYPPVPPPQPGPGTQPYPPPGGGGRPYAPPGSAPEPYVQPAYRPAQPQIPLPPPAGSPYPAPPPPAARHAEQAPGPTPGGFVPPA